The proteins below come from a single Procambarus clarkii isolate CNS0578487 chromosome 44, FALCON_Pclarkii_2.0, whole genome shotgun sequence genomic window:
- the LOC123745216 gene encoding protein starmaker-like isoform X4, with translation MQSTTVDKFPGLVVGLLMGLAFAQQTQDLSSAKSLKEATDDSEKLIAVLTPLLSKAISLLEGTSLATSGGYKKHRTGSNRYADVEDSKTSEEVDDHTPTEEDSKTSEEVDDHTPTEEDSKTSVEVDDHTPTEEDSKTSVEVDDHTPTEEDSKTSVEVDDHTPTEEYSKTIVEVDNHTVTEEYSKTIVEVDNHTPTEEDSKTSVEVDDHTPTEEDSKTSEEVDDHTPTEEDSKPCMEVDDHTPTEEDSKPCVEVDDHTPTEEDSKTSVEVDDHTPTEEDSKTSEEVDDHTPTEEDSKTSVEVDDHTPTEEDSKTSEEVDDHTPTEEDSKTSEEVDDHTPTEEDSKTSVEVDDHTPTEEDSKTSVEVDDHTPTEEDSKTSVEVDDHTATEEEDCDIWCMKSDGKFYCCKVAAKANEMAEL, from the exons ATGCAATCCACAACAGTTGACAaattcccag GGCTTGTGGTGGGGCTGCTAATGGGGCTGGCATTCGCTCAACAAACACAAGACCTCTCCAGCGCGAAATCCCTTAAAGAAGCAACTGACGACAGTGAGAAGCTCATCGCCGTACTGACGCCTCTCCTCAGTAAAGCAATCAGTCTCCTCGAAGGCACCTCACTTGCTACAAGTGGCGGTTATAAAAA GCACAGAACGGGGTCAAACAGGTACGCTGACGTGGAGGACTCGAAGACAAGCGAGGAGGTCGACGATCACACTCCCACGGAGGAGGACTCGAAGACAAGCGAGGAGGTCGACGATCACACTCCCACGGAGGAGGACTCGAAGACAAGCGTGGAGGTCGACGATCACACTCCCACGGAGGAGGACTCGAAGACAAGCGTGGAGGTCGACGATCACACTCCCACGGAGGAGGACTCGAAGACAAGCGTGGAGGTCGACGATCACACTCCCACGGAGGAGTACTCGAAGACAATCGTGGAGGTCGACAATCACACTGTCACGGAGGAGTACTCGAAGACAATCGTGGAGGTCGACAATCACACTCCCACGGAGGAGGACTCGAAGACAAGCGTGGAGGTCGACGATCACACTCCCACAGAGGAGGACTCGAAGACAAGCGAGGAGGTCGACGATCACACTCCCACGGAGGAGGACTCGAAGCCATGCATGGAGGTCGACGATCACACTCCCACGGAGGAGGACTCGAAGCCATGCGTGGAGGTCGACGATCACACTCCCACGGAGGAGGACTCGAAGACAAGCGTGGAGGTCGACGATCACACTCCCACAGAGGAGGACTCGAAGACAAGCGAGGAGGTCGACGATCACACTCCCACGGAGGAGGACTCGAAGACAAGCGTGGAGGTCGACGATCACACTCCCACGGAGGAGGACTCGAAGACAAGCGAGGAGGTCGACGATCACACTCCCACGGAGGAGGACTCGAAGACAAGCGAGGAGGTCGACGATCACACTCCCACGGAGGAGGACTCGAAGACAAGCGTGGAGGTCGACGATCACACTCCCACGGAGGAGGACTCGAAGACAAGCGTGGAGGTCGACGATCACACTCCCACGGAGGAGGACTCGAAGACAAGCGTGGAGGTCGACGATCACACTGCCACGGAGGAGGAGGACTGTGACATCTGGTGCATGAAAAGCGACGGAAAGTTCTACTGCTGCAAAGTCGCCGCCAAAGCAAATGAG ATGGCTGAGTTGTAG
- the LOC123745216 gene encoding protein starmaker-like isoform X2, with translation MLLRLVVGLLMGLAFAQQTQDLSSAKSLKEATDDSEKLIAVLTPLLSKAISLLEGTSLATSGGYKKHRTGSNRYADVEDSKTSEEVDDHTPTEEDSKTSEEVDDHTPTEEDSKTSVEVDDHTPTEEDSKTSVEVDDHTPTEEDSKTSVEVDDHTPTEEYSKTIVEVDNHTVTEEYSKTIVEVDNHTPTEEDSKTSVEVDDHTPTEEDSKTSEEVDDHTPTEEDSKPCMEVDDHTPTEEDSKPCVEVDDHTPTEEDSKTSVEVDDHTPTEEDSKTSEEVDDHTPTEEDSKTSVEVDDHTPTEEDSKTSEEVDDHTPTEEDSKTSEEVDDHTPTEEDSKTSVEVDDHTPTEEDSKTSVEVDDHTPTEEDSKTSVEVDDHTATEEEDCDIWCMKSDGKFYCCKVAAKANEVGVTSHNISTPTWSEARWMLSHKVPLLLPGTIFFIS, from the exons ATGTTATTAA GGCTTGTGGTGGGGCTGCTAATGGGGCTGGCATTCGCTCAACAAACACAAGACCTCTCCAGCGCGAAATCCCTTAAAGAAGCAACTGACGACAGTGAGAAGCTCATCGCCGTACTGACGCCTCTCCTCAGTAAAGCAATCAGTCTCCTCGAAGGCACCTCACTTGCTACAAGTGGCGGTTATAAAAA GCACAGAACGGGGTCAAACAGGTACGCTGACGTGGAGGACTCGAAGACAAGCGAGGAGGTCGACGATCACACTCCCACGGAGGAGGACTCGAAGACAAGCGAGGAGGTCGACGATCACACTCCCACGGAGGAGGACTCGAAGACAAGCGTGGAGGTCGACGATCACACTCCCACGGAGGAGGACTCGAAGACAAGCGTGGAGGTCGACGATCACACTCCCACGGAGGAGGACTCGAAGACAAGCGTGGAGGTCGACGATCACACTCCCACGGAGGAGTACTCGAAGACAATCGTGGAGGTCGACAATCACACTGTCACGGAGGAGTACTCGAAGACAATCGTGGAGGTCGACAATCACACTCCCACGGAGGAGGACTCGAAGACAAGCGTGGAGGTCGACGATCACACTCCCACAGAGGAGGACTCGAAGACAAGCGAGGAGGTCGACGATCACACTCCCACGGAGGAGGACTCGAAGCCATGCATGGAGGTCGACGATCACACTCCCACGGAGGAGGACTCGAAGCCATGCGTGGAGGTCGACGATCACACTCCCACGGAGGAGGACTCGAAGACAAGCGTGGAGGTCGACGATCACACTCCCACAGAGGAGGACTCGAAGACAAGCGAGGAGGTCGACGATCACACTCCCACGGAGGAGGACTCGAAGACAAGCGTGGAGGTCGACGATCACACTCCCACGGAGGAGGACTCGAAGACAAGCGAGGAGGTCGACGATCACACTCCCACGGAGGAGGACTCGAAGACAAGCGAGGAGGTCGACGATCACACTCCCACGGAGGAGGACTCGAAGACAAGCGTGGAGGTCGACGATCACACTCCCACGGAGGAGGACTCGAAGACAAGCGTGGAGGTCGACGATCACACTCCCACGGAGGAGGACTCGAAGACAAGCGTGGAGGTCGACGATCACACTGCCACGGAGGAGGAGGACTGTGACATCTGGTGCATGAAAAGCGACGGAAAGTTCTACTGCTGCAAAGTCGCCGCCAAAGCAAATGAGGTGGGTGTTACCTCACACAATATCTCTACTCCAACCTGGAGTGAGGCGAGGTGGATGTTGTCTCACAAGGTTCCTCTGCTTCTACCTGGAACTATTTTTTTTATCAGCTGA
- the LOC123745216 gene encoding protein starmaker-like isoform X3, whose protein sequence is MQSTTVDKFPGLVVGLLMGLAFAQQTQDLSSAKSLKEATDDSEKLIAVLTPLLSKAISLLEGTSLATSGGYKKYADVEDSKTSEEVDDHTPTEEDSKTSEEVDDHTPTEEDSKTSVEVDDHTPTEEDSKTSVEVDDHTPTEEDSKTSVEVDDHTPTEEYSKTIVEVDNHTVTEEYSKTIVEVDNHTPTEEDSKTSVEVDDHTPTEEDSKTSEEVDDHTPTEEDSKPCMEVDDHTPTEEDSKPCVEVDDHTPTEEDSKTSVEVDDHTPTEEDSKTSEEVDDHTPTEEDSKTSVEVDDHTPTEEDSKTSEEVDDHTPTEEDSKTSEEVDDHTPTEEDSKTSVEVDDHTPTEEDSKTSVEVDDHTPTEEDSKTSVEVDDHTATEEEDCDIWCMKSDGKFYCCKVAAKANEVGVTSHNISTPTWSEARWMLSHKVPLLLPGTIFFIS, encoded by the exons ATGCAATCCACAACAGTTGACAaattcccag GGCTTGTGGTGGGGCTGCTAATGGGGCTGGCATTCGCTCAACAAACACAAGACCTCTCCAGCGCGAAATCCCTTAAAGAAGCAACTGACGACAGTGAGAAGCTCATCGCCGTACTGACGCCTCTCCTCAGTAAAGCAATCAGTCTCCTCGAAGGCACCTCACTTGCTACAAGTGGCGGTTATAAAAA GTACGCTGACGTGGAGGACTCGAAGACAAGCGAGGAGGTCGACGATCACACTCCCACGGAGGAGGACTCGAAGACAAGCGAGGAGGTCGACGATCACACTCCCACGGAGGAGGACTCGAAGACAAGCGTGGAGGTCGACGATCACACTCCCACGGAGGAGGACTCGAAGACAAGCGTGGAGGTCGACGATCACACTCCCACGGAGGAGGACTCGAAGACAAGCGTGGAGGTCGACGATCACACTCCCACGGAGGAGTACTCGAAGACAATCGTGGAGGTCGACAATCACACTGTCACGGAGGAGTACTCGAAGACAATCGTGGAGGTCGACAATCACACTCCCACGGAGGAGGACTCGAAGACAAGCGTGGAGGTCGACGATCACACTCCCACAGAGGAGGACTCGAAGACAAGCGAGGAGGTCGACGATCACACTCCCACGGAGGAGGACTCGAAGCCATGCATGGAGGTCGACGATCACACTCCCACGGAGGAGGACTCGAAGCCATGCGTGGAGGTCGACGATCACACTCCCACGGAGGAGGACTCGAAGACAAGCGTGGAGGTCGACGATCACACTCCCACAGAGGAGGACTCGAAGACAAGCGAGGAGGTCGACGATCACACTCCCACGGAGGAGGACTCGAAGACAAGCGTGGAGGTCGACGATCACACTCCCACGGAGGAGGACTCGAAGACAAGCGAGGAGGTCGACGATCACACTCCCACGGAGGAGGACTCGAAGACAAGCGAGGAGGTCGACGATCACACTCCCACGGAGGAGGACTCGAAGACAAGCGTGGAGGTCGACGATCACACTCCCACGGAGGAGGACTCGAAGACAAGCGTGGAGGTCGACGATCACACTCCCACGGAGGAGGACTCGAAGACAAGCGTGGAGGTCGACGATCACACTGCCACGGAGGAGGAGGACTGTGACATCTGGTGCATGAAAAGCGACGGAAAGTTCTACTGCTGCAAAGTCGCCGCCAAAGCAAATGAGGTGGGTGTTACCTCACACAATATCTCTACTCCAACCTGGAGTGAGGCGAGGTGGATGTTGTCTCACAAGGTTCCTCTGCTTCTACCTGGAACTATTTTTTTTATCAGCTGA
- the LOC123745216 gene encoding protein starmaker-like isoform X1: MQSTTVDKFPGLVVGLLMGLAFAQQTQDLSSAKSLKEATDDSEKLIAVLTPLLSKAISLLEGTSLATSGGYKKHRTGSNRYADVEDSKTSEEVDDHTPTEEDSKTSEEVDDHTPTEEDSKTSVEVDDHTPTEEDSKTSVEVDDHTPTEEDSKTSVEVDDHTPTEEYSKTIVEVDNHTVTEEYSKTIVEVDNHTPTEEDSKTSVEVDDHTPTEEDSKTSEEVDDHTPTEEDSKPCMEVDDHTPTEEDSKPCVEVDDHTPTEEDSKTSVEVDDHTPTEEDSKTSEEVDDHTPTEEDSKTSVEVDDHTPTEEDSKTSEEVDDHTPTEEDSKTSEEVDDHTPTEEDSKTSVEVDDHTPTEEDSKTSVEVDDHTPTEEDSKTSVEVDDHTATEEEDCDIWCMKSDGKFYCCKVAAKANEVGVTSHNISTPTWSEARWMLSHKVPLLLPGTIFFIS, translated from the exons ATGCAATCCACAACAGTTGACAaattcccag GGCTTGTGGTGGGGCTGCTAATGGGGCTGGCATTCGCTCAACAAACACAAGACCTCTCCAGCGCGAAATCCCTTAAAGAAGCAACTGACGACAGTGAGAAGCTCATCGCCGTACTGACGCCTCTCCTCAGTAAAGCAATCAGTCTCCTCGAAGGCACCTCACTTGCTACAAGTGGCGGTTATAAAAA GCACAGAACGGGGTCAAACAGGTACGCTGACGTGGAGGACTCGAAGACAAGCGAGGAGGTCGACGATCACACTCCCACGGAGGAGGACTCGAAGACAAGCGAGGAGGTCGACGATCACACTCCCACGGAGGAGGACTCGAAGACAAGCGTGGAGGTCGACGATCACACTCCCACGGAGGAGGACTCGAAGACAAGCGTGGAGGTCGACGATCACACTCCCACGGAGGAGGACTCGAAGACAAGCGTGGAGGTCGACGATCACACTCCCACGGAGGAGTACTCGAAGACAATCGTGGAGGTCGACAATCACACTGTCACGGAGGAGTACTCGAAGACAATCGTGGAGGTCGACAATCACACTCCCACGGAGGAGGACTCGAAGACAAGCGTGGAGGTCGACGATCACACTCCCACAGAGGAGGACTCGAAGACAAGCGAGGAGGTCGACGATCACACTCCCACGGAGGAGGACTCGAAGCCATGCATGGAGGTCGACGATCACACTCCCACGGAGGAGGACTCGAAGCCATGCGTGGAGGTCGACGATCACACTCCCACGGAGGAGGACTCGAAGACAAGCGTGGAGGTCGACGATCACACTCCCACAGAGGAGGACTCGAAGACAAGCGAGGAGGTCGACGATCACACTCCCACGGAGGAGGACTCGAAGACAAGCGTGGAGGTCGACGATCACACTCCCACGGAGGAGGACTCGAAGACAAGCGAGGAGGTCGACGATCACACTCCCACGGAGGAGGACTCGAAGACAAGCGAGGAGGTCGACGATCACACTCCCACGGAGGAGGACTCGAAGACAAGCGTGGAGGTCGACGATCACACTCCCACGGAGGAGGACTCGAAGACAAGCGTGGAGGTCGACGATCACACTCCCACGGAGGAGGACTCGAAGACAAGCGTGGAGGTCGACGATCACACTGCCACGGAGGAGGAGGACTGTGACATCTGGTGCATGAAAAGCGACGGAAAGTTCTACTGCTGCAAAGTCGCCGCCAAAGCAAATGAGGTGGGTGTTACCTCACACAATATCTCTACTCCAACCTGGAGTGAGGCGAGGTGGATGTTGTCTCACAAGGTTCCTCTGCTTCTACCTGGAACTATTTTTTTTATCAGCTGA